Proteins encoded together in one Telopea speciosissima isolate NSW1024214 ecotype Mountain lineage chromosome 4, Tspe_v1, whole genome shotgun sequence window:
- the LOC122659629 gene encoding uncharacterized protein LOC122659629, with protein MVKQRDQLWKYVEDLKGRFKFKFCNKEYAGGISRVKYHLACLKENDVGICSNVPDDVHAEALRALSNKKVKTGESSTACNVGTSQSPLDSREHIGCIIMSDIWTDMKERSFINVIAYSPKGVVFLNSFECFDSSKTGLFLRDILELIIEDIGIEKVVQLISDNASNYGVAISLIMEKYPHIHRVRCAAHGVQLLLKDIDAQISWAKEVFDKAKLVIGFMYKHGTVLALMRECTGGKELKKPCKTRFASNFFMLKSILDVEDLLRVMVASIEWRINRHCRSDLGAMVTQIIQSTEFWLNAKDVLSILEPLIIVFRLVDGDGATSPFLYEAMERARTTIIDRCNRDSSKYKRLLQLFDSRKEANIIHPVHVMAVFLNHFFMYDGKIYTTKMMCNKQYSIS; from the exons ATGGTTAAACAAAGAGATCAATTATGGAAGTATGTGGAAGATTTAAAAGGGCgtttcaaatttaaattttgtaaCAAGGAGTATGCAGGTGGTATTTCAAGAGTGAAATATCATTTAGCTTGCTTGAAGGAAAATGATGTTGGGATATGTAGCAATGTGCCTGATGATGTCCATGCTGAGGCACTCCGTGCATTAAGTAATAAGAAAGTTAAGACTGGGGAAAGTTCCACTGCATGTAATGTTGGAACTTCACAAAGCCCCCTAGATAGTAGAGAACATATAG GATGCATTATTATGTCTGACATATGGACTGATATGAAAGAGCGTTCCTTCATTAATGTTATTGCATATTCACCCAAGGGGGTTGTTTTTCTAAACTCTTTTGAGTGCTTTGATTCTTCTAAGACTGGACTATTTCTTAGAGATATACTTGAGCTTATAATAGAGGACATTGGAATAGAGAAAGTTGTTCAACTTATCTCAGATAACGCTTCCAACTATGGGGTTGCAATCTCTTTGATTATGGAGAAATATCCTCACATTCATAGGGTAAGATGTGCAGCACATGGAGTGCAATTACTATTGAAGGACATTGATGCACAAATTTCATGGGCAAAAGAAGTATTTGACAAGGCAAAGTTGGTTATTGGTTTTATGTACAAGCATGGGACTGTTTTAGCCTTAATGAGGGAATGCACAGGaggcaaagaattgaaaaaacCTTGCAAGACCAGATttgcttctaatttttttatgcTTAAATCTATTCTTGATGTTGAGGATTTGTTGAGAGTTATGGTTGCATCAATAGAATGGAGGATCAACAGGCACTGCAGGTCTGATTTGGGTGCAATGGTAACTCAAATAATTCAGAGTACAGAGTTTTGGTTGAATGCAAAAGATGTATTGTCCATTTTAGAACCTCTTATCATAGTCTTTCGCCTAGTTGATGGTGATGGAGCTACAAGTCCATTTTTGTATGAGGCTATGGAAAGGGCAAGGACTACCATCATAGATCGTTGCAACAGAGATTCATCGAAGTACAAGAGGCTATTGCAATTGTTTGACAGTAGAAAAGAGGCAAACATAATTCATCCTGTGCACGTGATGGCAGTTTTTTTGAATCATTTCTTTATGTATGATGGAAAAATTTATACTACCAAAATGATGTGCAACAAGCAGTATTCGATATCATAA